Proteins encoded by one window of Lycium barbarum isolate Lr01 chromosome 11, ASM1917538v2, whole genome shotgun sequence:
- the LOC132617561 gene encoding 3-hydroxyisobutyryl-CoA hydrolase 1-like, with product MAQTSFNNGRTNEVLVEERASVRTFILNRPKQLNTLSYQMISRLLELFHASVGDSNVKMIILKQNGRVFCAGGDVTAIVRNILQGNWKWGADYMREEYTLNYVVATYCKPQVSILNRIVMGGGLGASIHGTFRVATAKSVCAMHETVLGLFPDAGASYFYSRLPGFFGEYAGLTNARLDGADMLVCGLATHFVPSERLPYLEQALAKVNTSDPDVISAIINRFSNIPKLKAESPYHKMKIIDHCFSRRTNEEIISSPENYEALNKKDEYWISSTIQSLKKASPTSLQISLRSIREGRLQGVGSYLIREYRIACHVFRGEFSKDFFEGCRAILIDRDRNPKWEPSRLELITDDDVDRYLSKIDDEDWQDLKLPPRSNLPPYAIAKL from the coding sequence ATGGCTCAAACCTCTTTTAACAATGGCAGAACCAATGAGGTTTTGGTGGAGGAGAGAGCAAGTGTTAGaacattcatattaaataggcctaAGCAGTTGAATACACTTTCTTATCAAATGATATCTCGGTTGTTGGAACTTTTCCATGCAAGTGTAGGAGATTCAAATGTGAAGATGATTATATTGAAGCAAAATGGAAGGGTTTTCTGTGCTGGTGGTGATGTTACAGCAATTGTTCGTAATATTCTCCAGGGTAACTGGAAATGGGGTGCTGATTATATGCGGGAAGAGTACACTCTTAACTATGTGGTGGCAACATATTGTAAACCCCAGGTTTCCATCCTTAATAGGATTGTCATGGGAGGTGGACTTGGTGCCTCTATACACGGTACATTTCGAGTTGCAACAGCGAAGTCGGTTTGTGCTATGCATGAAACAGTTTTGGGGCTCTTTCCTGATGCAGGTGCTTCTTACTTTTATTCGAGGCTTCCAGGATTCTTTGGGGAATATGCTGGTCTTACTAATGCCAGGTTGGATGGTGCTGATATGCTTGTTTGTGGTCTAGCAACTCATTTTGTACCCTCGGAGAGGTTGCCATATTTAGAACAAGCACTAGCTAAAGTCAATACGAGTGATCCAGATGTTATTTCTGCCATCATTAATCGCTTCTCTAACATACCAAAACTGAAAGCAGAAAGTCCTTATCACAAGATGAAGATTATTGACCATTGCTTCTCTCGGAGAACAAACGAAGAAATCATATCTTCTCCTGAAAATTATGAGGCTTTGAACAAGAAGGATGAGTACTGGATCTCTTCAACTATCCAATCACTGAAGAAAGCATCCCCAACAAGTCTTCAGATTTCATTGAGATCAATAAGAGAGGGGAGGCTGCAAGGTGTTGGTAGTTACCTTATTCGGGAGTATAGGATAGCTTGTCATGTGTTTAGAGGAGAATTCAGCAAAGATTTTTTCGAGGGATGCAGAGCCATACTCATCGACAGGGATAGAAATCCCAAGTGGGAGCCCTCCAGACTGGAACTAATTACAGATGATGATGTTGATCGTTACTTGTCCAAGATAGATGATGAAGATTGGCAGGACCTAAAGTTGCCTCCAAGATCAAACTTGCCTCCATATGCAATTGCCAAACTTTAA
- the LOC132617562 gene encoding 3-hydroxyisobutyryl-CoA hydrolase 1-like, whose translation MKIIEHCFSRRTCEEIISSLENYEALNKKDEYWISSTIQSLKKASPTSLKISLRSIREGRLQGVGSCLIREYRMACHVFRGEFSKDFFEGCRAILIDKDRNPKWEPSRPELITDDHVDRYFSKIDDEDWQDLKLPPRSNLPPYAIAKL comes from the coding sequence ATGAAGATTATTGAACATTGCTTCTCTCGGAGAACATGCGAAGAAATCATATCTTCTCTTGAAAATTATGAGGCTTTGAACAAGAAGGATGAGTACTGGATCTCTTCAACCATCCAATCGCTGAAGAAAGCATCCCCGACAAGTCTAAAGATTTCATTGAGATCAATAAGAGAGGGGAGGTTGCAAGGTGTTGGTAGTTGCCTTATTCGAGAGTATAGGATGGCTTGTCATGTGTTTAGGGGAGAATTCAGCAAAGATTTTTTCGAGGGATGCAGAGCCATACTCATCGATAAGGATAGAAATCCTAAGTGGGAGCCCTCCAGACCGGAACTAATTACAGATGATCATGTTGATCGttacttctccaagatagatgaTGAAGATTGGCAAGACCTAAAGCTGCCTCCAAGATCAAACTTACCTCCATATGCAATTGCCAAACTTTAA